In a single window of the Massilia oculi genome:
- a CDS encoding GspH/FimT family pseudopilin, giving the protein MRRRHCAGLSLAELVVVLGMVAVTAAVAAPGLHALVRGQQLRTASGDLHGAIQLTRSQAIARNERVMLTPNDEAGRDWSRGWTVYVDRDDDRRPGEGDEILAVHSPLADGMRVSYSFTSPAPPQYIAYNGAGRSCSDTNSAASRLGTLSLFHGGGVRRIKINMLGRARLCNPAREDGCDGAAAPP; this is encoded by the coding sequence ATGAGGAGGCGGCACTGCGCCGGCCTGTCGCTGGCCGAGCTGGTGGTGGTACTGGGGATGGTCGCGGTGACGGCGGCGGTGGCCGCTCCCGGCCTGCACGCGCTGGTGCGCGGCCAGCAGCTGCGCACCGCGTCGGGCGACCTGCATGGCGCGATCCAGCTCACGCGCTCCCAGGCGATCGCGCGCAACGAGCGGGTCATGCTGACGCCCAACGACGAGGCGGGCCGCGACTGGTCGCGCGGCTGGACCGTCTACGTCGATCGTGACGACGACCGCCGGCCGGGGGAGGGCGACGAGATCCTGGCCGTGCATTCTCCTCTGGCGGACGGCATGCGGGTCAGCTATTCCTTCACCAGCCCTGCGCCGCCGCAATACATCGCCTACAATGGCGCGGGACGCAGCTGCAGCGACACCAACAGTGCCGCATCGCGTCTCGGCACGCTGTCGCTATTCCATGGCGGCGGGGTGCGCCGTATTAAAATCAATATGCTCGGGCGTGCGCGCCTGTGCAATCCGGCCCGCGAAGACGGGTGCGACGGCGCCGCGGCGCCGCCCTGA
- a CDS encoding type IV pilin protein, which produces MRHGSKGFTLVELMAVLAILAVLAALVYPSYTQQVVKARRIEAQLALLDIMQRQEQYRALHHSYLAFSIDTEDADTGQFPTWTGNSAAASAHELDGYACPGQEIAHCIELRARPGTANVDAGFADPDCGDLTLDSTGRQTASGPSARCWP; this is translated from the coding sequence ATGAGGCATGGCAGCAAGGGATTCACGCTGGTCGAACTGATGGCCGTGCTGGCCATCCTCGCCGTCCTGGCCGCGCTCGTTTATCCCTCATACACGCAGCAGGTGGTGAAGGCGCGCCGCATCGAGGCCCAACTGGCGCTGCTGGACATCATGCAGCGCCAGGAACAATACCGCGCGCTGCACCATTCCTATCTGGCGTTCTCGATCGATACGGAGGACGCCGACACCGGCCAATTCCCGACCTGGACCGGCAACAGCGCCGCCGCCAGCGCCCATGAGCTGGACGGTTACGCCTGTCCCGGCCAGGAGATCGCCCACTGCATCGAATTGCGCGCACGGCCGGGCACCGCCAATGTGGATGCCGGTTTCGCCGACCCCGACTGCGGCGACCTGACGCTCGACAGCACCGGCCGGCAGACGGCCAGCGGTCCGTCGGCGCGCTGCTGGCCGTGA
- a CDS encoding pilus assembly PilX family protein: MRTLNSPTRRREGGIALLTALVLMLAVLMTGIASTRGALQGARAAAHERDRVLALQMADAALLDAERDIEGGADPGSARANAIAGGSADAFVAGCGGGRPYNGLCAHATDPDQVSGLLADDDGPAILVGSFTGQGMPDGEGALPLAAPRYLIELMPTTPDGQLYRITARGAGSMPGTHAALQAYYRKPPDGARGRRVGWRELGNWSETFALPGASAAGHPTGKGRRKDRQ; the protein is encoded by the coding sequence ATGCGTACCCTCAATTCACCGACCCGGCGGCGGGAAGGCGGCATTGCGCTTCTGACCGCCCTGGTCCTGATGCTGGCGGTGCTCATGACCGGCATCGCGTCCACCCGCGGCGCCCTGCAGGGGGCGCGCGCCGCCGCCCACGAACGCGATCGCGTGCTGGCGCTGCAGATGGCCGACGCCGCGCTGCTGGATGCGGAGCGGGACATCGAAGGCGGCGCCGACCCCGGCTCGGCGCGGGCCAACGCGATCGCCGGCGGCAGCGCTGACGCCTTCGTCGCCGGCTGCGGTGGCGGGCGGCCCTACAACGGCCTGTGCGCCCACGCGACCGATCCCGACCAGGTATCCGGGCTGCTGGCCGACGATGACGGCCCGGCGATCCTGGTGGGCAGCTTTACCGGGCAGGGCATGCCGGATGGCGAGGGCGCGCTGCCGCTCGCGGCGCCGCGCTACCTGATCGAGCTGATGCCGACGACGCCCGACGGCCAGCTGTACCGGATCACGGCGCGCGGCGCCGGCAGCATGCCCGGCACCCATGCCGCGCTGCAGGCCTATTACCGCAAGCCGCCCGATGGTGCGCGGGGACGGCGCGTCGGCTGGCGCGAGCTGGGCAACTGGAGCGAAACGTTCGCGCTGCCTGGCGCAAGCGCGGCGGGCCATCCGACTGGAAAGGGCAGACGAAAGGATAGACAATGA
- a CDS encoding PilW family protein, whose translation MRAVNARGRQAGLTIAELMVAMALGLAVLLASGSLLITSVRAHAAVMEASEMDDSGRYAVDALARAIRLAAHVDWAAHPMSDPAAPARLAGLDASSLERSGVGIDATLPDEANGSDVLALRFPGSGAPPDGDGATLDCAGFPVHRDEEGWSIFYVARNAQGDAELRCKYRGASNWSSDAVAGRVDGFQVLYGLDADGDGVPDRYVNATELGALDAALVLAGATPDERAADLRKRTHWKRVALVRFALLLHGPRLDPGADADIAYDLFGPDHGAAFSTGDPGTRLAGAALDDGRAPRMRKVYGATIALPVAPD comes from the coding sequence ATGAGGGCGGTCAACGCACGCGGGCGCCAGGCCGGCCTGACCATCGCCGAACTGATGGTGGCGATGGCGCTCGGCCTGGCGGTGCTGCTGGCCAGCGGCTCGCTCCTGATCACCAGCGTGCGCGCGCATGCCGCCGTGATGGAAGCGTCCGAGATGGACGACAGCGGCCGCTATGCCGTCGATGCGCTGGCGCGCGCCATCCGCCTGGCGGCGCACGTCGACTGGGCGGCGCATCCGATGTCCGACCCTGCGGCGCCGGCCCGGCTGGCCGGCCTGGATGCCAGTTCACTAGAGCGGTCCGGCGTCGGCATCGATGCGACCTTGCCCGACGAAGCCAATGGCAGCGACGTGCTGGCCCTGCGCTTTCCCGGCAGCGGCGCACCGCCCGACGGCGACGGCGCCACCCTCGATTGCGCCGGTTTCCCCGTGCATCGCGACGAAGAGGGCTGGAGCATCTTCTACGTCGCCCGCAACGCCCAGGGCGATGCCGAGTTGCGTTGCAAGTACCGGGGCGCGAGCAACTGGTCGTCGGATGCGGTGGCGGGCCGGGTCGACGGCTTCCAGGTGCTGTACGGCCTGGATGCCGACGGCGACGGTGTGCCGGACCGCTACGTCAATGCGACCGAGCTGGGCGCGCTCGACGCGGCGCTGGTGCTGGCAGGCGCCACGCCAGACGAGCGCGCGGCCGACCTGCGCAAGCGCACGCACTGGAAGCGGGTGGCGCTGGTGCGGTTCGCGCTGCTGCTGCATGGGCCGCGCCTCGATCCCGGCGCGGATGCCGACATCGCCTACGACTTGTTCGGGCCGGATCATGGCGCCGCCTTTTCCACAGGCGACCCGGGCACGCGGCTGGCGGGAGCGGCGCTCGACGACGGGCGCGCACCCCGCATGCGCAAGGTCTATGGCGCGACCATCGCCTTGCCGGTGGCGCCGGATTGA
- the pilV gene encoding type IV pilus modification protein PilV gives MQAHLPARPGGFTMIEVLVAMFVLAVGVVGASAAQLAAQRTRQHAALTSEAALLALSLTARMQANAQVASLPDGANPYLPLDYKALDASPPAGGAACFGAGSCDPLALGAFDLRETRLALHRGFPSGRIAVCRDGAPWDADHGRYRWACSGDATAPVAIKIGWHGTQDGPGYVLLVAR, from the coding sequence ATGCAGGCGCATCTCCCCGCCCGCCCGGGCGGTTTCACCATGATCGAAGTGCTGGTGGCCATGTTCGTGCTCGCGGTCGGCGTGGTCGGCGCCAGCGCGGCGCAGCTGGCGGCCCAGCGCACGCGCCAGCATGCGGCATTGACCTCCGAAGCGGCGCTGCTGGCCTTGTCATTAACCGCGCGCATGCAGGCCAACGCCCAGGTGGCGAGCCTGCCGGACGGCGCCAATCCCTATTTGCCGCTCGATTACAAGGCGCTCGATGCCAGCCCGCCGGCAGGCGGCGCCGCGTGTTTCGGCGCGGGCTCCTGCGATCCGCTGGCGCTGGGCGCCTTCGACCTGCGCGAGACGCGCCTGGCGCTGCATCGGGGCTTTCCATCGGGCCGCATCGCGGTCTGCCGCGACGGCGCGCCGTGGGATGCCGACCACGGCCGCTACCGATGGGCGTGCAGCGGGGACGCAACTGCGCCGGTGGCGATCAAGATCGGCTGGCATGGCACGCAGGACGGGCCGGGCTACGTGTTGCTGGTGGCGCGATGA
- the nrdR gene encoding transcriptional regulator NrdR — protein sequence MKCPFCQHEETQVLDTRVSEEGDAIRRRRRCGKCDKRFTTYERIELSMPIIVKKNGSRTEFASSKLRGSLMLALRKRPVAAEAIDGAVASIEEKLLTSGRREVPSVYVGELVMEELKRLDKIAYIRFASVYKNFEDLDSFQAALAEVGHQRKLDN from the coding sequence ATGAAATGTCCCTTTTGCCAGCATGAAGAAACACAAGTCCTCGATACCCGCGTATCGGAGGAAGGGGACGCCATCCGGCGCCGGCGCCGCTGCGGCAAGTGCGACAAGCGCTTCACCACCTATGAGCGCATCGAGCTGTCGATGCCGATCATCGTCAAGAAGAATGGCAGCCGCACCGAATTCGCCTCCTCCAAGCTGCGCGGCAGCCTGATGCTGGCGCTGCGCAAGCGCCCGGTGGCGGCCGAAGCGATCGACGGCGCCGTCGCCTCGATCGAGGAAAAACTGCTGACCAGCGGCCGGCGCGAAGTCCCCAGCGTGTATGTCGGCGAGCTGGTGATGGAAGAGCTCAAGCGCCTCGACAAGATCGCCTATATCCGCTTCGCTTCCGTCTACAAGAATTTCGAGGACCTGGATTCCTTCCAGGCGGCGCTGGCCGAAGTCGGGCACCAGCGCAAGCTCGACAACTGA
- the glyA gene encoding serine hydroxymethyltransferase, which produces MFAKDHTLANIDPELWDAIQKENVRQQDHIELIASENYTSPAVMEAQGSQLTNKYAEGYPGKRYYGGCEYVDVAEQLAIDRLKELFGAEAANVQPNSGSQANQGVFFAMLKPGDTIMGMSLAEGGHLTHGMSLNMSGKWFNVVSYGLTAEEDIDYEALEKQAHEHKPKMIIAGASAFALRIDFERIAKVAKDVGAWFMVDMAHYAGLIAAGEYPNPVPHADFVTSTTHKSLRGPRGGIILMKAEHEKAINSAIFPGIQGGPLMHVIAGKAVAFKEALSPEFKQYQKQVVKNARALAETLIARGLRIVSGRTESHVMLVDLRAKGLTGKEAEAILGQAHMTCNKNGIPNDPQKPFVTSGIRLGSPAFTTRGFKEEDAVTVGNLIADVLDNPHDAATIERVKGEVKKLTDKYPVYAR; this is translated from the coding sequence ATGTTTGCCAAAGACCATACGCTCGCCAATATCGACCCGGAACTGTGGGATGCAATTCAAAAAGAAAACGTTCGCCAGCAAGACCACATCGAGCTGATCGCCTCCGAGAACTACACCTCGCCGGCCGTGATGGAAGCGCAGGGCTCGCAGCTGACCAATAAATATGCCGAAGGCTATCCGGGCAAGCGCTACTACGGCGGCTGCGAATACGTCGACGTCGCCGAGCAGCTGGCGATCGACCGCCTGAAGGAACTGTTCGGCGCCGAAGCCGCCAACGTTCAGCCGAACTCGGGTTCGCAGGCCAACCAGGGCGTGTTCTTCGCCATGCTCAAGCCGGGCGACACCATCATGGGCATGTCGCTGGCCGAAGGCGGCCACCTGACCCACGGCATGTCGCTGAACATGTCCGGCAAATGGTTCAACGTCGTCTCGTACGGCCTGACCGCTGAAGAAGACATCGACTACGAAGCGCTGGAGAAGCAGGCGCACGAGCACAAGCCGAAGATGATCATCGCCGGCGCGTCGGCATTCGCCCTGCGCATCGATTTCGAGCGCATCGCCAAGGTCGCCAAGGACGTCGGCGCCTGGTTCATGGTCGACATGGCCCACTACGCCGGCCTGATCGCCGCCGGCGAATACCCGAACCCGGTGCCGCACGCCGACTTCGTCACCTCGACCACCCACAAATCGCTGCGCGGTCCGCGCGGCGGCATCATCCTGATGAAGGCCGAGCACGAGAAGGCCATCAACTCGGCGATCTTCCCGGGCATCCAGGGCGGTCCGCTGATGCACGTGATCGCCGGTAAGGCCGTGGCGTTCAAGGAAGCGCTGTCGCCGGAGTTCAAGCAATACCAGAAGCAGGTCGTGAAGAATGCCAGGGCGCTGGCGGAGACCCTGATCGCGCGCGGCCTGCGCATCGTGTCGGGCCGTACCGAATCGCACGTGATGCTGGTCGACCTGCGCGCCAAGGGCCTGACCGGCAAGGAAGCGGAAGCGATCCTGGGCCAGGCTCACATGACCTGCAACAAGAACGGCATCCCGAACGACCCGCAGAAGCCATTCGTCACCTCGGGCATCCGCCTGGGCAGCCCGGCCTTCACCACCCGCGGCTTCAAGGAAGAAGACGCGGTCACCGTCGGCAACCTGATCGCCGACGTGCTGGACAACCCGCACGACGCCGCGACCATCGAGCGCGTGAAGGGCGAAGTCAAGAAGCTGACCGACAAGTACCCGGTGTACGCCCGATAA
- a CDS encoding SDR family oxidoreductase codes for MIVFITGASAGFGAEMARTFVSHGHRVVLAARRTDRIAELARELGESALAVTLDVTSRASIEAALSGLPPEWKQIDVLVNNAGLALNTAPAQEVPLEDWETMIATNCQGLVTMTRAVLPDMVARGSGLVINIGSVAGHYPYPGGNVYGATKAFVEQFTLNLRADLVGTGVRATNIAPGLCGGTEFSNVRFKGDDAAAAKVYEGTQPLTAKDIADTAYWIATLPPHVNVNSIELMPTCQGFSPFSVRRS; via the coding sequence ATGATCGTCTTCATCACCGGCGCATCGGCCGGCTTCGGCGCCGAAATGGCGCGCACCTTCGTCTCCCATGGCCACCGCGTCGTCCTGGCCGCGCGCCGCACCGACCGCATCGCCGAACTGGCGCGTGAGCTGGGCGAGTCCGCCCTGGCCGTGACCCTGGACGTGACGAGCCGCGCCTCGATCGAGGCCGCCCTGTCCGGCCTGCCACCCGAGTGGAAACAGATCGACGTGCTGGTGAACAATGCCGGCCTGGCGCTGAACACGGCGCCGGCTCAAGAAGTGCCGCTGGAAGACTGGGAAACCATGATCGCGACCAACTGCCAGGGCCTGGTGACCATGACCCGCGCCGTGCTCCCCGACATGGTGGCGCGCGGCAGCGGCCTGGTGATCAACATCGGCTCGGTGGCCGGCCACTACCCTTACCCGGGTGGCAATGTGTATGGCGCAACTAAAGCCTTCGTCGAGCAGTTCACGCTGAACCTGCGCGCCGACCTGGTCGGCACCGGCGTGCGCGCCACCAATATCGCGCCGGGCCTGTGTGGCGGCACCGAATTCTCGAACGTGCGCTTCAAGGGCGACGACGCAGCCGCGGCGAAGGTCTATGAAGGCACCCAGCCGCTGACCGCGAAGGACATCGCCGACACCGCTTACTGGATCGCGACGCTGCCGCCGCATGTCAACGTCAACAGCATCGAACTGATGCCGACCTGCCAGGGGTTCTCGCCGTTCAGCGTGCGCCGGAGCTGA
- the ybgC gene encoding tol-pal system-associated acyl-CoA thioesterase has protein sequence MPSVYNWPVRVYYEDTDAGGIVYHANYLKFFERGRTEFLRALGIEQQTLIDADHTAFVVRSMTLDYRSAARLDDELSIRTSVTKVGGASVQFLQEAWCGEVLLNSANVKIGCVDVRTTRPRSLPDDVAAKMRAA, from the coding sequence ATGCCTTCAGTGTATAACTGGCCAGTCAGGGTTTATTACGAGGATACCGACGCCGGAGGCATTGTCTATCATGCCAACTACCTGAAGTTCTTCGAGCGTGGCCGTACCGAGTTCCTGCGCGCGCTTGGAATCGAACAACAAACCCTGATCGACGCGGACCATACGGCCTTCGTCGTCAGGAGCATGACCCTCGATTACCGCTCCGCCGCCCGTCTCGACGACGAACTGAGCATCCGCACCAGCGTGACGAAAGTGGGCGGAGCCTCGGTGCAGTTTCTCCAGGAAGCATGGTGCGGCGAGGTGCTGCTCAATTCGGCCAACGTGAAAATCGGCTGCGTTGACGTAAGAACCACACGCCCTCGTTCCCTGCCCGACGACGTGGCTGCTAAAATGCGTGCCGCCTGA
- the tolQ gene encoding protein TolQ: MTATHDLSFVSLIANAHVLVQLIMALLLLLSIVSWTYIFRKVFAIRAARAQTEQFERSFWAGGNLHTLHQSASSQRDQSGPLARIFEAGMGEFIKGKQASREALDMNSVLDGARRAMRASFQRELDSLDTHLNFLASVGSVSPYIGLLGTVWGIMNSFRGLASVEQATLAVVAPGIAEALIATAIGLFAAIPAVVAYNRFTHDIDRLANRFESFVEEFSNILQRQSR, translated from the coding sequence ATGACCGCAACCCATGACCTCTCGTTTGTCTCCCTGATCGCCAATGCCCATGTGCTGGTGCAGCTGATCATGGCCTTGCTATTGTTGCTGTCGATCGTGAGCTGGACTTATATCTTCCGCAAGGTGTTCGCGATCCGCGCCGCACGCGCGCAGACCGAGCAGTTCGAGCGCAGCTTCTGGGCCGGCGGCAATCTGCACACGCTGCACCAGAGCGCCAGCAGCCAGCGCGACCAGAGCGGCCCCCTGGCCCGCATCTTCGAGGCCGGCATGGGCGAATTCATCAAGGGCAAGCAGGCATCGCGCGAAGCCCTGGACATGAACTCGGTGCTCGACGGCGCCCGCCGCGCCATGCGCGCCTCTTTCCAGCGCGAACTCGATTCGCTCGACACCCACCTGAATTTCCTGGCCTCCGTCGGTTCGGTCTCGCCGTACATCGGCCTGCTGGGCACCGTGTGGGGCATCATGAACTCGTTCCGCGGCCTGGCCAGCGTCGAGCAGGCCACCCTGGCGGTGGTCGCTCCCGGCATCGCCGAAGCGCTGATCGCGACCGCGATCGGCCTGTTCGCCGCAATCCCTGCCGTGGTCGCGTACAACCGCTTCACCCACGACATCGACCGCCTGGCGAACCGCTTCGAGAGCTTCGTCGAAGAATTCTCGAACATCCTCCAGCGCCAGTCGCGCTGA
- a CDS encoding biopolymer transporter ExbD, giving the protein MAFSSSMRGGRRRKFKSEINVVPYIDVMLVLLIIFMAVPANEAPSVVNLPRAEKSALPPDTYIQISIEPGNKLSIGVHGKVKVAQDEVADRSALLQRLRALHEENPDFPVLIAGDRDSKYDDVIQLISEAKKMGINRVGLATQ; this is encoded by the coding sequence ATGGCATTTTCCAGCAGCATGCGCGGCGGACGTCGCCGCAAGTTCAAGTCCGAAATCAACGTCGTGCCATATATCGACGTGATGCTGGTGCTGCTCATTATTTTCATGGCGGTGCCGGCGAATGAGGCGCCGAGCGTCGTCAATCTGCCGCGCGCCGAGAAATCCGCGCTGCCGCCGGACACGTATATCCAGATTTCCATCGAGCCGGGCAACAAGCTGTCGATCGGCGTGCACGGAAAAGTGAAAGTCGCCCAGGACGAAGTGGCCGACCGCTCCGCCCTGCTGCAGCGACTGCGCGCACTGCACGAAGAGAATCCGGACTTTCCGGTCCTGATCGCAGGCGACCGGGACAGCAAATACGACGACGTGATCCAGCTGATTTCGGAAGCCAAGAAGATGGGCATCAACCGGGTCGGCCTGGCCACCCAGTGA
- the tolA gene encoding cell envelope integrity protein TolA, with protein sequence MTAPKSANNGMPYHVPPEPKPLPSFLLAVAVHAALLAFLAIGVSWQKVNPVSVEAEVWDMSVQTAAAPELPPEPAPEPEPQPEPEPAPEPPPPPPPEPVVERPAPTPDPEIALREEKKRKEEEAKKAAAEEKKRKEAEEKKREEAEQKKREEAEQKKREEAEQKKRDEAEKKKREEAERKKQEAAEKKKADAAAAEKKKKDAAAAKAEAAKLEKFRQEELKRMAGAMGSTGTAVKSTGPRSDGGYIAAITAAIKSATAYPGNTDVAGNPRATFRVEQLPTGEIMSVRLVKSSGVPEFDRAVENGIKKASPLPKKKDGTVERTLDVNFSMKDYD encoded by the coding sequence ATGACCGCACCGAAGTCCGCCAACAACGGCATGCCCTACCACGTGCCGCCTGAACCGAAACCGCTGCCATCGTTCCTGCTGGCGGTGGCGGTGCACGCGGCGCTGCTGGCCTTCCTGGCGATCGGCGTGAGCTGGCAGAAGGTCAACCCGGTCTCGGTCGAGGCCGAGGTGTGGGATATGTCGGTGCAGACCGCCGCGGCGCCCGAATTGCCGCCCGAGCCGGCGCCGGAACCCGAGCCGCAGCCCGAACCCGAGCCCGCGCCGGAACCGCCGCCACCTCCTCCACCGGAGCCGGTGGTGGAACGTCCTGCGCCAACGCCGGATCCGGAGATTGCGCTGCGCGAGGAAAAGAAGCGCAAGGAAGAAGAAGCGAAGAAGGCTGCCGCCGAGGAGAAGAAGCGCAAGGAAGCGGAAGAGAAGAAGCGCGAAGAGGCCGAGCAGAAGAAGCGCGAGGAAGCGGAACAGAAGAAACGCGAGGAAGCGGAACAGAAGAAGCGCGACGAAGCCGAGAAGAAGAAACGCGAGGAAGCGGAACGCAAGAAGCAGGAAGCCGCCGAGAAGAAGAAGGCCGACGCTGCTGCTGCCGAGAAAAAGAAAAAGGACGCCGCTGCCGCCAAGGCCGAGGCCGCCAAGCTGGAGAAATTCCGCCAGGAAGAGCTCAAGCGCATGGCCGGCGCCATGGGCAGCACCGGCACCGCGGTGAAGTCGACCGGTCCGCGCAGCGATGGCGGTTACATCGCCGCGATCACGGCTGCGATCAAGAGCGCAACGGCCTATCCGGGCAATACCGACGTGGCCGGCAATCCGCGCGCCACCTTCCGGGTGGAGCAGTTGCCGACCGGCGAAATCATGTCGGTACGCCTCGTGAAAAGCAGCGGTGTGCCAGAATTTGACAGAGCAGTGGAAAATGGTATCAAGAAAGCATCTCCACTTCCCAAGAAGAAGGACGGGACCGTGGAGCGTACGCTTGACGTGAATTTCTCGATGAAAGATTACGATTGA
- the pal gene encoding peptidoglycan-associated lipoprotein Pal, producing MRNFKSLAFIASAAALLAACSSPTKLDETPVVEKSPEPAAPVADSRDIRPVETGTVDPLNDPKGVLANRSVYFDYDSFVVRADGQPVVQNHSGYLTKNTSRKVLIQGNTDERGGTEYNLALGQKRAEAVRRSMASLGVSEGQMEAVSLGEEKPKATGSNEEAWAENRRADIVYQ from the coding sequence ATGCGCAACTTCAAGAGTCTCGCCTTCATCGCTTCCGCTGCCGCCCTGCTGGCTGCTTGCTCGTCGCCAACCAAACTGGACGAAACCCCAGTCGTTGAAAAGTCGCCAGAGCCAGCAGCACCAGTGGCCGACAGCCGTGACATCCGTCCAGTGGAAACCGGCACCGTCGATCCACTGAACGATCCAAAAGGCGTCCTGGCCAACCGTAGCGTCTACTTCGACTACGACAGCTTCGTGGTCCGCGCCGACGGCCAGCCAGTGGTGCAGAACCACTCGGGCTACCTGACCAAGAACACCTCGCGTAAAGTCCTGATCCAGGGCAACACCGACGAACGCGGCGGCACCGAGTACAACCTGGCCCTGGGCCAGAAGCGTGCTGAAGCCGTCCGTCGCTCGATGGCGTCGCTGGGCGTGTCGGAAGGCCAGATGGAAGCCGTCTCGCTGGGCGAAGAAAAGCCAAAAGCAACCGGCAGCAACGAAGAAGCCTGGGCTGAAAACCGCCGCGCCGACATCGTCTACCAGTAA
- the ybgF gene encoding tol-pal system protein YbgF, producing the protein MIKLSPSRLACLVLALWMPLHAAAGPFDDEEARKAILDLRTKVDNITRDLTARIDGKSDKTVQIEMLNQHEQTMREIARLRGQIEVLQNELSKAQESQKQLYADLDARMKRFEPRQEVIDGQTAEVMPTEKTAYEAATALFQSGDYKGASSALQEFVKQYPQSAYASNAQYWLGNTYYALGDYKKAIAAQQVVTTTYADSAKVPDAMLNIASSYALLKNNKNAKKSLQTLVSKYPDSSAAQTARDRLASLK; encoded by the coding sequence ATGATCAAACTGTCTCCGTCCCGCCTCGCCTGCCTCGTCCTGGCCCTGTGGATGCCGCTGCATGCCGCGGCCGGCCCGTTCGATGACGAGGAAGCGCGCAAGGCCATCCTGGACCTGCGCACCAAGGTCGACAACATCACGCGCGACCTGACCGCGCGCATCGACGGCAAGTCGGACAAGACGGTCCAGATCGAGATGCTGAACCAGCACGAGCAGACCATGCGCGAGATCGCGCGCCTGCGCGGCCAGATCGAAGTGCTGCAGAATGAATTGTCCAAGGCCCAGGAAAGCCAGAAGCAGCTGTACGCCGACCTCGACGCGCGCATGAAACGGTTCGAGCCGCGCCAGGAAGTCATCGACGGCCAGACCGCCGAGGTGATGCCGACCGAAAAGACCGCCTATGAGGCCGCCACCGCCCTGTTCCAGTCGGGCGACTACAAGGGCGCGTCAAGCGCGCTGCAGGAATTCGTCAAGCAGTATCCGCAATCGGCCTATGCGTCGAATGCACAGTACTGGCTGGGCAACACCTATTACGCCCTGGGCGACTACAAGAAGGCCATCGCGGCCCAGCAGGTCGTGACCACCACTTACGCCGACAGCGCCAAGGTGCCGGACGCCATGCTGAACATCGCCAGCAGCTACGCCCTGCTGAAGAACAACAAGAACGCGAAGAAGTCACTGCAGACGCTGGTGTCCAAGTATCCGGACTCGAGCGCGGCGCAGACGGCGCGCGACCGCTTGGCTTCGCTGAAGTAA
- a CDS encoding ABC transporter ATP-binding protein — protein MDDVQSKFIDITGVEMAFHTKKGVFQALQGIDLAVRKGEFITLIGHSGCGKSTLLNLIAGLLKPSAGVLLCANREIAGPSPERAVVFQNHSLLPWLTCYENIHLGVERVFGASETRAQLRERTLAALALVGLSSAEGKRPHEISGGMKQRVGIARALAMEPKVLLMDEPFGALDALTRAHLQDELLKIVAATRSTVVMVTHDVDEAVLLSDRIVMLTNGPAATIGEIVEVGLERPRDRVALAQDARYTEHRKAVLEFLYRKQAHPAAEAA, from the coding sequence ATGGATGACGTTCAAAGCAAATTCATCGACATCACCGGCGTGGAGATGGCGTTTCACACGAAGAAGGGCGTGTTCCAGGCGCTGCAGGGGATCGATCTCGCGGTGCGCAAGGGGGAGTTCATCACGCTGATCGGGCACTCGGGATGCGGCAAGTCGACCTTGCTGAACCTGATCGCTGGCTTGTTGAAACCATCTGCGGGCGTGCTGCTGTGCGCGAATCGCGAGATCGCGGGACCGTCGCCGGAGCGGGCGGTGGTGTTCCAGAATCATTCGCTGCTGCCGTGGCTGACCTGTTACGAGAATATCCATCTCGGGGTCGAGCGGGTGTTTGGTGCTAGTGAGACCCGCGCCCAGCTGCGCGAACGCACGCTGGCTGCGCTGGCGCTGGTGGGCCTGTCGAGCGCGGAGGGGAAGCGGCCGCATGAGATATCGGGCGGCATGAAGCAGCGCGTCGGGATCGCGCGAGCGCTGGCGATGGAGCCGAAGGTGCTGTTGATGGATGAACCGTTCGGCGCGCTCGACGCGCTGACGCGGGCGCATTTGCAGGATGAGCTGCTCAAGATCGTGGCGGCGACAAGATCGACTGTCGTGATGGTGACGCACGATGTGGATGAGGCGGTGCTGCTGTCGGATCGGATCGTGATGTTGACCAATGGGCCGGCTGCGACCATTGGCGAGATCGTCGAGGTGGGATTGGAGCGGCCGCGCGACCGGGTGGCGCTGGCGCAGGATGCGCGCTATACCGAGCATCGCAAGGCGGTGCTGGAGTTCTTGTATCGAAAACAGGCGCATCCGGCGGCGGAGGCGGCGTAG